The following proteins are encoded in a genomic region of Triticum dicoccoides isolate Atlit2015 ecotype Zavitan chromosome 1B, WEW_v2.0, whole genome shotgun sequence:
- the LOC119311345 gene encoding uncharacterized protein LOC119311345, whose product MSQDLGFEELPQDIVHRIHSLLPVQEAARAACASRGLLHSWRCYSNLTLNCETLGLTHKKFEERETYIIDKVDKILKNHYGNGVKVKTLKLHLAPCNNIKAACLDVWLQVTVKSGIKELDLAMPLLMKEKYNFPCSVLSDEAAASSIQSLGLWGCSFHPTSTLGLLRRLKCLQLTLVDISEEGLGLLLSKSSSLEQLVLFFCSGITCLQIPCTMQQLNFLSITECRSLKMVEIDAPNLCSFYCVGTLIEISIRNSFQLKNVNLSCILLSDARARLPSILGTVESLTLRSRTENAKVPTMASKLPCLKHLDIELLGPTMAFPPFRNITDFPKSYDVFSLVSFLDASPTLDSFILRVEQGALRSDFGFGDDHEYLRQRLDDRHNCLRQVTITGFCPSKSLVQLLIYILESAPSLERLTLDTTYRYDRRSGTTSRWSSSRKIGQCSPMCRTYLPGARRAVEAACRCIAGRVPPNVEFEVLEMCSRCHDTCLHI is encoded by the exons ATGAGTCAAGATCTTGGTTTCGAGGAACTCCCACAG GACATCGTACACCGTATACATTCCCTTTTGCCGGTGCAAGAAGCCGCGCGTGCTGCCTGCGCGTCTCGTGGGCTTCTACATTCCTGGAGATGCTATTCCAACCTCACACTCAACTGCGAAACACTTGGGTTGACTCACAAGAAGTTCGAGGAAAGAGAGACCTACATCATTGACAAGGTTGACAAAATCCTTAAAAACCATTATGGCAACGGGGTGAAGGTGAAGACACTTAAACTTCATCTTGCCCCTTGCAACAATATCAAAGCCGCATGCCTCGACGTGTGGCTCCAGGTCACCGTTAAGTCTGGGATCAAAGAACTTGACTTGGCAATGCCTTTACTCATGAAGGAAAAATACAACTTTCCTTGTTCCGTTTTGTCTGACGAGGCAGCTGCGAGTTCGATTCAATCTCTTGGCCTTTGGGGTTGCTCTTTTCACCCCACGTCCACACTTGGCCTCTTGAGAAGATTGAAATGTTTACAGTTGACTCTTGTGGACATTAGCGAGGAAGGATTAGGCCTATTGCTCTCAAaatcttcttcccttgagcagctgGTCCTCTTCTTTTGTAGTGGGATAACTTGCCTGCAAATACCTTGTACAATGCAACAACTCAATTTCCTTAGTATTACAGAATGCAGGAGTTTGAAGATGGTAGAGATCGATGCTCCAAATCTCTGCTCCTTTTATTGTGTTGGGACCCTGATAGAAATCTCCATTAGAAATTCTTTTCAGCTTAAGAATGTAAATTTGTCATGCATTCTTCTCTCTGATGCTCGCGCCAGGCTACCATCCATCCTAGGAACTGTCGAGAGCCTTACCCTGCGCTCTCGCACTGAG AATGCCAAAGTTCCAACCATGGCCTCCAAGCTCCCCTGCCTCAAGCACTTGGATATTGAACTCCTCGGACCAACAATGGCCTTCCCACCTTTTAGAAATATAACGGACTTCCCCAAGAGCTATGATGTCTTCTCTTTGGTTTCATTTCTTGATGCTTCTCCTACCTTGGATTCCTTCATCCTGCGC GTAGAGCAGGGTGCCCTTAGATCCGACTTCGGTTTTGGAGACGACCATGAGTATCTGAGGCAGAGGCTAGATGACCGGCATAACTGCCTCAGGCAGGTGACAATCACGGGGTTCTGTCCATCCAAGAGCCTGGTCCAACTCCTAATCTACATCCTTGAGAGTGCGCCCTCGCTCGAGCGTCTGACGCTGGACACAACCTACCGCTACGACAGGAGGTCGGGTACCACTAGCAGATGGTCGTCCTCAAGAAAGATTGGCCAATGCTCGCCGATGTGCAGGACGTATCTCCCCGGAGCTCGTAGAGCCGTGGAAGCTGCGTGTAGGTGCATCGCCGGAAGAGTCCCCCCAAATGTTGAATTTGAGGTCCTGGAGATGTGTAGTCGATGCCATGATACATGCCTCCATATATAG